In a genomic window of bacterium:
- the trxA gene encoding thioredoxin, with product MGGEAIIEVTDRDFDQEVLQSSELVLVDFWAPWCGPCRMMTPVIEQIAAQYSDRMKVGKLLTDKNQATAVKYGVMSIPTLIFFKDGKEVDRSIGVVSAQELKERIEKLL from the coding sequence ATGGGCGGAGAAGCTATTATCGAGGTTACTGACCGCGATTTTGATCAAGAGGTGTTGCAATCTTCTGAATTAGTGCTGGTTGATTTTTGGGCACCCTGGTGTGGCCCCTGTCGCATGATGACTCCGGTTATTGAACAGATAGCGGCCCAGTATTCAGACCGAATGAAGGTAGGCAAACTGCTTACTGATAAAAATCAAGCTACCGCCGTAAAATACGGGGTGATGAGTATCCCTACCCTTATTTTCTTCAAGGACGGTAAGGAGGTTGATCGAAGTATCGGGGTTGTCTCTGCACAAGAACTTAAGGAAAGGATCGAAAAGCTGCTTTAG
- a CDS encoding thiamine pyrophosphate-dependent enzyme, whose translation MATLKELAARAEEKGELLSGGHRSCLGCAHPIIIRQTLLAAKEPVVVGCVTGCLEVTTTIFPYTAWRVPFIHSAFENSAATVSGIEAAYRALKKQGKYDKEVKFIAMGGDGGTYDIGFQSLSGAAERGHRMLYLCLDNEAYMNTGIQRSSATPKGAHTTTAPAGKVILGKQQHRKDLTACMVAHRIPYVAQTIAGNWKDLTNKVEKALATDGPSFINVFSPCPTGWGYKPELTLEIGQLAVDTCFWPLYEVEDGKWKVNYRPKEKKPLVEWLKLQTRFAHLFKSPNREEFMAELQERVDRDWEGLLAQG comes from the coding sequence ATGGCCACGTTAAAGGAATTAGCGGCAAGAGCCGAAGAAAAAGGAGAACTTCTTAGCGGAGGGCACCGCTCCTGTCTGGGATGCGCCCATCCGATCATCATTCGCCAGACATTATTGGCGGCTAAAGAGCCGGTCGTAGTCGGTTGTGTCACCGGGTGTCTGGAAGTAACTACTACTATCTTCCCTTACACGGCCTGGCGGGTGCCTTTTATTCATTCCGCCTTTGAGAACTCAGCCGCCACCGTGAGTGGCATCGAGGCAGCCTACCGGGCTCTGAAGAAACAGGGTAAATACGATAAAGAGGTGAAATTCATCGCTATGGGTGGTGATGGCGGGACTTATGACATAGGATTTCAGTCCCTTTCTGGGGCAGCCGAACGGGGACATCGGATGCTCTATCTCTGTCTGGATAATGAGGCCTATATGAATACCGGCATCCAGCGATCTTCAGCCACCCCTAAAGGGGCCCATACCACCACTGCCCCGGCGGGCAAGGTAATTCTTGGCAAGCAACAACATCGTAAGGATCTAACCGCTTGTATGGTGGCTCATCGCATCCCTTATGTCGCCCAGACCATAGCCGGCAATTGGAAGGATCTGACCAATAAAGTTGAAAAGGCCTTAGCCACTGATGGACCAAGCTTCATTAATGTGTTCTCACCCTGTCCCACCGGCTGGGGATATAAACCGGAGCTGACCCTGGAAATAGGCCAATTAGCTGTCGATACTTGCTTCTGGCCCCTTTACGAGGTCGAGGATGGAAAATGGAAGGTGAATTATCGTCCTAAAGAAAAGAAACCTTTAGTGGAGTGGCTAAAGCTCCAGACAAGGTTCGCCCATCTCTTTAAGTCGCCTAACCGCGAAGAATTTATGGCCGAACTCCAGGAAAGGGTTGATCGGGATTGGGAAGGGCTTCTGGCCCAAGGCTAA
- a CDS encoding PorV/PorQ family protein, translated as MKATGFLKGGIILLITLTLGAATGWTSSYEKAGTAGAVFLKNSLGVRTAGLGEAYCGVPTNLETIYLNPAGLAGLNQPEFGGAIYERFVGIKQGSLALAIPWNQRTLGLAVIYSNSGDIDGRDAQANPTGSFNGIDYAFSASLAGGMMSRLSYGVSLKLINLKIKDDAANLGYVLDVGGLYQTNLAGLSLGFALQNLGNKIKFYEEGDDLPMSFRIGVAYNQEALTLVSDVAKVKDSAISLGLGGEYRFKEMLAVRGGYHLEDGRDNEGLSFGLGANLAQETYQVQFDYAYIPYENLDDIHRLSAKIRF; from the coding sequence ATGAAGGCCACTGGATTTTTGAAGGGAGGCATAATTCTCTTAATTACCTTAACTCTTGGGGCGGCGACAGGATGGACGAGTAGTTATGAGAAGGCCGGAACGGCTGGGGCTGTCTTTCTCAAGAACAGTTTGGGCGTGAGGACAGCCGGCTTGGGCGAGGCATATTGTGGAGTCCCGACTAATCTTGAAACCATTTACCTTAATCCGGCTGGACTGGCCGGCTTGAACCAGCCGGAATTCGGAGGGGCAATTTATGAGCGTTTCGTAGGCATAAAGCAAGGCTCATTAGCCCTGGCCATTCCCTGGAACCAAAGGACCCTTGGCTTGGCGGTTATTTACTCTAATTCAGGGGATATAGATGGACGTGATGCCCAGGCAAATCCCACAGGCAGTTTTAATGGAATAGATTATGCCTTTTCGGCTTCCTTGGCCGGAGGAATGATGAGCCGCCTTTCTTACGGGGTAAGTTTGAAACTAATCAATCTAAAGATCAAGGATGATGCGGCTAATTTAGGATACGTCCTTGATGTAGGCGGGCTATATCAGACTAACTTAGCCGGTCTTTCCCTGGGCTTTGCCCTTCAAAATCTGGGTAATAAGATAAAGTTTTATGAGGAAGGGGATGATCTTCCGATGAGCTTCCGGATAGGGGTGGCCTATAATCAGGAGGCTCTGACCCTGGTTTCTGATGTGGCTAAGGTTAAAGATAGTGCCATCTCCTTAGGATTAGGGGGAGAATATCGGTTCAAAGAGATGCTTGCGGTTCGAGGCGGTTATCACTTAGAGGATGGCCGAGACAATGAGGGATTAAGTTTTGGTCTGGGTGCCAACTTGGCCCAAGAGACCTATCAAGTTCAATTTGATTACGCTTATATCCCTTACGAGAACCTGGATGACATTCATCGCCTCTCGGCCAAGATAAGATTTTAA
- a CDS encoding NIL domain-containing protein, which translates to MAKRRIVLTFPKDQVERPIIYRLSKDYDLVMNILRAQVMPKEVGRLVMELTGSKEEINQGLKYLKESGVEVESMAQDIKLREEDCTHCGACTAVCPSGALFLNRTTWEVVFDRDKCLLCEHCIPACPYRVIESTF; encoded by the coding sequence ATGGCTAAAAGACGAATTGTTTTGACCTTCCCCAAAGATCAGGTAGAGCGGCCGATTATTTATCGGCTTTCTAAGGATTACGATCTGGTAATGAATATCCTCCGGGCTCAGGTTATGCCTAAAGAAGTTGGCCGGTTAGTGATGGAACTCACCGGCTCTAAGGAAGAAATAAATCAAGGATTAAAATACCTTAAAGAGAGCGGCGTAGAAGTCGAATCTATGGCCCAGGATATTAAGTTGAGAGAAGAGGATTGCACCCATTGCGGGGCATGTACGGCTGTCTGCCCTTCCGGGGCACTCTTCTTGAATCGGACTACGTGGGAAGTAGTCTTTGATCGTGACAAATGCCTCCTCTGCGAACACTGTATCCCAGCCTGCCCTTATCGGGTAATAGAAAGCACCTTTTAG
- a CDS encoding polyprenyl synthetase family protein — translation MKYGDYFSEKRRLIELALERYLPGEGEYPPLIHEAMRYSVLSGGKRLRSILVIAAAEAVGKEGERVLPAACAIELIHTYSLIHDDLPALDNDDYRRGEPSSHKKFGEAIAILAGDALLTLAFWLIAKNAEEPGIRSESVLQVINEVGSSAGTFGMIGGQVVDLECAGKDPDPPTLQYIHTHKTGSLICASLRSGAILAESSEDELNSLTQYGERIGLAFQIVDDILDLDGDEAKMGKPKGSDLAAKKLTYPSVYGLSESRERARNLVEEAVSFLKGFDSKADPLREMARFISERSY, via the coding sequence ATGAAATATGGAGACTACTTCTCAGAGAAGAGAAGACTAATAGAGTTGGCTTTGGAGCGATATCTGCCGGGCGAAGGTGAATATCCGCCTCTTATTCATGAGGCTATGCGCTACAGCGTCTTGAGTGGGGGTAAAAGACTCAGATCCATATTGGTTATAGCCGCGGCTGAAGCAGTAGGTAAAGAGGGTGAAAGGGTCTTACCGGCGGCCTGCGCTATCGAACTTATCCATACTTATTCACTGATACACGATGATCTGCCGGCCCTGGATAATGACGACTATAGACGGGGGGAACCAAGTTCCCATAAAAAATTTGGGGAAGCCATCGCTATCCTGGCGGGTGATGCCCTCTTAACTCTGGCCTTTTGGCTTATCGCTAAAAACGCTGAGGAACCAGGGATAAGATCAGAATCGGTATTGCAGGTTATAAACGAAGTAGGCTCCAGTGCCGGCACCTTTGGTATGATTGGTGGGCAGGTAGTTGATTTGGAATGTGCCGGCAAGGATCCAGATCCCCCGACGTTACAATATATCCATACCCATAAAACCGGAAGTCTTATCTGTGCTTCTCTAAGGAGCGGGGCTATCCTGGCTGAAAGCAGCGAAGATGAGCTGAATTCTTTAACCCAGTATGGTGAACGTATCGGCCTTGCCTTTCAAATTGTTGACGACATCCTTGATCTGGATGGAGATGAAGCTAAGATGGGTAAGCCCAAAGGGAGTGATTTGGCCGCTAAAAAACTGACTTACCCCTCTGTTTACGGCCTTAGTGAATCCAGGGAGCGGGCCAGAAACCTGGTGGAAGAGGCCGTTTCTTTCTTGAAGGGATTTGATTCAAAGGCGGATCCATTAAGAGAGATGGCTCGATTTATAAGTGAGAGAAGCTATTAA
- a CDS encoding chordopoxvirus fusion protein translates to MAISLIKKEEKHILEVLPILLKRDEQFRRSVYTIFSETFVKKDDFSELKGIVKELAEAQKRTEEGLKALSEEVKALSKAQKKTEEGLKALSEEVKSLSKAQKKTEAGLKALSEEVKALSEDVRALTKSHENLREYVGNLSHTVGFRLEDEAFVALPGLLKRDFGINIKDRLKRRWVEGKDGRYIEINIIGEATKNGKKITIIGEGKSQLSKKDVDDFIKKKIERLNYKEVFPLLITYMIQQPDVEEYAKKKGITLYYSYDFR, encoded by the coding sequence ATGGCTATTTCATTGATAAAAAAGGAAGAAAAGCATATCCTTGAAGTCCTTCCAATATTGCTAAAAAGGGATGAACAATTCAGGAGGTCTGTTTATACCATCTTCTCTGAGACATTTGTTAAAAAGGATGACTTCTCTGAACTTAAGGGTATTGTAAAGGAGCTTGCTGAAGCACAGAAAAGAACAGAGGAGGGATTAAAAGCCCTCTCGGAAGAGGTAAAAGCCCTCAGCAAAGCCCAGAAAAAAACAGAGGAGGGATTAAAGGCCCTCAGCGAGGAAGTAAAGTCCCTCAGCAAAGCCCAGAAAAAAACAGAGGCCGGATTAAAAGCCCTCAGCGAAGAAGTAAAAGCCCTCTCGGAAGATGTAAGAGCTCTTACAAAATCTCATGAAAATCTTAGAGAGTATGTAGGTAATCTTTCCCATACAGTTGGCTTTAGGCTTGAGGATGAAGCATTTGTTGCCCTGCCAGGACTACTTAAAAGAGACTTTGGAATTAACATAAAAGATAGGCTAAAAAGAAGATGGGTAGAAGGCAAAGATGGAAGATATATTGAAATAAACATTATTGGTGAGGCAACAAAAAATGGAAAGAAGATTACAATAATCGGCGAAGGAAAGAGTCAACTTTCAAAGAAAGATGTTGATGATTTTATAAAAAAGAAGATTGAAAGGCTAAATTATAAAGAGGTATTTCCCCTCTTAATAACCTATATGATACAACAGCCTGATGTTGAGGAATATGCAAAGAAAAAAGGTATTACCCTTTATTATTCCTATGATTTTAGGTAA
- a CDS encoding 2-oxoacid:acceptor oxidoreductase family protein, which yields MQDLTEIRWHGRGGQGAKTAALLFADAAMGEGKFVQAFPEYGPERMGAPVQSFNRLSDKPITLHCNVTSPVVVIVLDPSLIDTVDITKGLPENGILLVNTPLSPEAMRKKIGLSGKRIFTVDASSIALESIGRDIPNTPMLGAVVKASGLLNFDRMINDTRAKLSKKFASRPEIIEGNLRAIERAYQEVKGEELRKET from the coding sequence ATGCAAGATTTAACCGAGATTCGTTGGCATGGACGCGGTGGCCAGGGGGCCAAGACAGCCGCCCTACTTTTTGCCGATGCGGCTATGGGGGAGGGGAAATTTGTCCAGGCATTCCCTGAATACGGACCGGAACGAATGGGTGCTCCGGTGCAGTCCTTCAATCGGCTGAGTGATAAGCCCATCACTCTCCATTGCAATGTTACTTCACCGGTCGTCGTTATTGTTCTTGACCCCAGTTTAATTGATACGGTAGATATAACTAAGGGGTTGCCTGAAAATGGGATCCTGCTGGTTAATACCCCACTTTCACCAGAGGCGATGAGAAAAAAAATCGGTCTTTCAGGAAAAAGGATATTCACGGTTGATGCCTCTTCTATTGCGCTGGAATCCATTGGCCGGGATATACCCAATACCCCTATGTTAGGGGCGGTCGTTAAAGCGAGCGGTTTATTGAACTTTGACAGGATGATCAACGATACTAGGGCCAAGCTTTCTAAGAAATTTGCCTCCCGGCCTGAAATTATTGAAGGAAACCTCAGGGCTATCGAACGGGCCTACCAGGAAGTTAAAGGAGAAGAATTAAGAAAGGAGACCTAA
- the porA gene encoding pyruvate ferredoxin oxidoreductase, with protein sequence MGKKFVAKTGNEAMAEAMRQIRPDVVAAYPITPATEIVQIFAQFVADGVVKTEFVATESEHSALSACIGAAAAGARVMTSTASQGLALMWEMLYIAAGLRLPIILAEVNRTLSSPINIHCDHSDTMGARDAGWIQIFSENVQEAYDNIIQAVVMAEEAKLPAMVTTDGFIISHGMESMEMIPDEEVTDFIGEYKPAYSLLEVDHPFTIGAIDFTDYYFEHKRAQIEAMVEAKGIISQVQHQFGERFGRKYAAIEEYRLSDAEVAILVLGSTAGTAKVVIDELREKGHPVGLLKLRVFRPFPFEEIIKALSSVKALAVLDRSDGLAGMGGPVFNEVRSTLYDLDRRPRIVNYVYGLGGRNIDLAQIQSVFTDLERIAETGKTERMVNYLGVRE encoded by the coding sequence ATGGGAAAGAAGTTTGTGGCTAAAACAGGAAATGAGGCGATGGCTGAGGCGATGAGGCAGATTAGGCCAGATGTGGTGGCGGCCTATCCGATTACTCCGGCCACAGAGATCGTTCAGATATTTGCCCAGTTTGTGGCTGATGGTGTAGTCAAGACTGAATTTGTGGCCACCGAAAGTGAGCATTCGGCCCTGAGCGCCTGTATTGGAGCGGCGGCGGCCGGGGCCAGGGTGATGACCTCGACGGCCTCTCAGGGACTGGCCCTGATGTGGGAGATGCTTTACATCGCCGCCGGACTAAGGCTGCCTATTATTCTGGCTGAAGTAAACCGGACATTGTCGTCTCCGATCAATATCCACTGTGATCACTCAGATACTATGGGGGCCAGGGATGCCGGCTGGATTCAGATATTTTCCGAGAATGTCCAGGAGGCTTATGATAATATCATTCAGGCAGTAGTTATGGCTGAGGAGGCCAAACTGCCCGCCATGGTGACTACTGATGGCTTTATCATCAGCCATGGGATGGAGTCAATGGAGATGATCCCCGATGAGGAAGTAACTGATTTTATCGGCGAATACAAACCTGCTTACTCGCTCTTAGAGGTGGACCATCCTTTTACCATAGGGGCCATAGATTTTACTGATTACTACTTTGAACACAAGCGGGCCCAGATAGAGGCTATGGTCGAAGCCAAAGGCATTATCTCTCAGGTTCAGCATCAGTTTGGAGAAAGGTTTGGCAGAAAATACGCCGCCATAGAAGAATATCGCCTTTCTGATGCGGAGGTGGCTATTCTTGTCTTAGGCTCTACGGCCGGGACAGCTAAGGTAGTCATCGATGAACTGAGAGAGAAAGGCCACCCGGTAGGCCTGCTTAAGCTGCGGGTATTTAGGCCCTTCCCTTTTGAAGAGATTATCAAGGCCCTCTCTTCGGTGAAAGCGCTGGCTGTCCTTGACCGCTCTGACGGCCTGGCCGGCATGGGTGGCCCGGTCTTCAACGAAGTCCGATCGACCCTGTATGACCTCGATAGGCGGCCCAGGATAGTTAACTATGTCTACGGACTGGGTGGGAGAAACATTGACCTGGCTCAAATCCAGAGCGTCTTTACTGATCTGGAAAGAATTGCTGAAACCGGGAAGACCGAGCGGATGGTCAACTACCTGGGGGTTAGAGAATAA
- the tsaD gene encoding tRNA (adenosine(37)-N6)-threonylcarbamoyltransferase complex transferase subunit TsaD: MGRASGPRLIILGIETSCDETAAAVVADGKEILSDCISSQIDIHQEFGGVVPELASRHHLEAINSIIELALSQAGLDFDQLDAVAVTYGPGLLGSLLVGIATAKAISFTQQIPLIGINHLEGHLYAPHLEHPDIEFPAVGLIVSGGHTELIYITGHGRYELLGQTRDDAAGEAFDKVAKVMGLPYPGGPIINKLADQGDPKAISLPRTIFKDEHPFDFSFSGLKTAVIYHLKKAPETEPKDMAASFQRVAVSVLVKNTIKAARFKEVKTIILAGGVAANTALRESMAREVSQGGMKVYFPSPSLCTDNAAMIAGVAYYKYIQGKFASLDLNAVANLRLKTEG, translated from the coding sequence TTGGGAAGGGCTTCTGGCCCAAGGCTAATTATTTTAGGCATTGAAACCTCCTGTGACGAAACCGCGGCCGCGGTGGTAGCTGATGGGAAGGAAATCCTCTCTGACTGCATCTCTTCTCAGATCGATATTCACCAGGAATTTGGCGGAGTAGTGCCTGAATTGGCCTCCAGGCATCATCTGGAGGCCATAAATTCCATTATTGAATTAGCCTTAAGCCAGGCGGGCCTTGATTTTGACCAACTTGATGCGGTGGCCGTCACTTATGGGCCAGGATTGCTCGGCTCCCTTCTGGTGGGAATCGCCACCGCCAAGGCCATTAGCTTTACCCAACAAATCCCTCTTATTGGCATCAATCACCTGGAAGGGCATCTCTATGCCCCTCACCTGGAACATCCGGATATTGAATTTCCGGCGGTAGGTCTCATCGTTTCAGGGGGGCATACCGAACTTATTTATATCACTGGACACGGCCGGTATGAGCTTTTAGGACAGACCAGAGATGATGCGGCTGGGGAGGCCTTCGATAAGGTCGCCAAAGTGATGGGTTTGCCTTATCCCGGGGGGCCAATTATCAATAAGTTAGCCGACCAAGGAGACCCTAAAGCTATCTCTTTGCCCAGGACTATTTTCAAGGATGAACATCCCTTTGACTTTAGCTTTAGTGGTCTCAAGACAGCCGTTATTTATCATCTTAAAAAGGCACCAGAAACAGAGCCGAAAGACATGGCCGCCAGCTTTCAACGGGTAGCCGTCTCAGTTCTGGTAAAAAATACTATCAAGGCCGCTCGATTCAAAGAAGTTAAGACTATCATTCTGGCCGGCGGGGTAGCGGCTAATACGGCCTTGAGGGAAAGTATGGCCCGCGAAGTATCCCAAGGAGGGATGAAGGTCTACTTCCCTTCCCCCAGCCTCTGCACTGATAATGCCGCTATGATCGCCGGAGTGGCGTATTACAAATATATCCAGGGTAAATTCGCCTCGTTAGACCTGAATGCCGTGGCCAATCTTAGGCTGAAGACCGAAGGTTGA
- a CDS encoding 4Fe-4S binding protein, with amino-acid sequence MKIKHEATWRELPMAGLIPEGGTAEEYKTGDWRSRRPVWDKEKCKDCLFCWVYCPDSSILIKDKKMIGIDYGYCKGCGICARICPPKIGAISMIDEAEAS; translated from the coding sequence ATGAAGATCAAACACGAGGCTACCTGGAGAGAGTTGCCTATGGCCGGTCTTATCCCGGAGGGAGGAACGGCTGAAGAGTATAAGACCGGTGACTGGCGAAGTCGGAGACCGGTCTGGGATAAAGAGAAATGCAAAGATTGTCTCTTCTGTTGGGTCTACTGTCCGGATTCTTCTATCCTGATTAAGGATAAGAAGATGATTGGGATTGATTACGGTTATTGTAAGGGCTGCGGTATTTGCGCTCGAATCTGCCCGCCCAAAATAGGCGCTATTAGTATGATCGACGAGGCTGAAGCCTCTTAG